In Streptomyces alboniger, the following are encoded in one genomic region:
- a CDS encoding MFS transporter yields the protein MGTDTPRTAAGEAAERRREQRGWYFYDWACSVYSTSVLTVFLGPYLTEIAKAAADPEGYVHPLGIPVRAGSFFAYTVSASVLVSVFVMPLAAAAADRTGRKKPLLAVAAYLGAAATAGMFFLDGERYLLGGLLLVVANASLAVSMVLYNSYLPQIAPPEERDAVSSRGWAFGYASGALVLVANLVLFLAHDSFGVSESTAVRICLASAGVWWGAFTLVPLKRLRDRRTAHSAGGGRGGLRQLAATVRDMRRHPHTLAFLLAYLVYNDGVQTVISQASVYGSEELGLEQSTLIVAVLLVQLLAVAGALGMGRLARTYGAKRTILGSLVAWTVTIGAGYFLPAGAPAWFFVLAAGIGLVLGGTQALSRSLFSHLVPRGKEAEYFSAYEISDRGMAWLGPLIFGLTYQLTGSYRDAIVSLVAFFLLGFALLARVPVRRAVRDAGNPVPDRI from the coding sequence GTGGGCACCGACACCCCGCGCACGGCGGCCGGCGAGGCCGCCGAACGGCGGCGCGAGCAACGAGGCTGGTACTTCTACGACTGGGCGTGCTCGGTCTACTCGACGAGCGTCCTGACCGTATTCCTGGGGCCCTACCTCACGGAGATCGCCAAGGCGGCGGCCGACCCGGAGGGGTATGTGCACCCGCTGGGCATCCCGGTCCGCGCGGGGTCGTTCTTCGCGTACACGGTGTCCGCCTCCGTGCTCGTGTCGGTCTTCGTGATGCCGCTGGCGGCCGCGGCCGCCGACCGTACGGGCCGCAAGAAGCCCCTGCTCGCCGTGGCCGCGTACCTGGGGGCGGCCGCGACCGCGGGCATGTTCTTCCTGGACGGCGAGCGCTATCTCCTCGGCGGTCTCCTGCTGGTCGTCGCCAATGCCTCGCTCGCCGTCTCGATGGTGCTCTACAACTCCTATCTGCCGCAGATCGCCCCTCCGGAGGAGCGCGACGCGGTCTCCTCGCGCGGCTGGGCCTTCGGTTACGCCTCGGGGGCCCTGGTCCTGGTGGCGAACCTCGTGCTGTTCCTCGCCCACGACTCCTTCGGCGTCTCCGAGTCGACGGCGGTCCGCATCTGCCTGGCGTCGGCCGGTGTGTGGTGGGGCGCCTTCACCCTCGTACCCCTGAAGCGGCTGCGCGACCGGCGGACCGCGCACTCCGCGGGCGGCGGGCGGGGCGGCCTGCGGCAGCTGGCGGCGACGGTGCGCGACATGCGCCGCCACCCCCACACGCTCGCCTTCCTGCTGGCCTACCTCGTCTACAACGACGGGGTCCAGACGGTGATCTCGCAGGCGTCCGTGTACGGCTCCGAGGAGCTGGGGCTCGAACAGTCCACGCTGATCGTCGCGGTGCTGCTGGTGCAGCTGCTCGCGGTGGCCGGGGCCCTCGGGATGGGCAGGCTGGCCCGGACGTACGGCGCCAAGCGCACCATCCTCGGCTCCCTCGTCGCCTGGACGGTGACGATCGGGGCGGGCTACTTCCTGCCCGCGGGGGCGCCCGCGTGGTTCTTCGTCCTCGCGGCGGGAATCGGCCTGGTCCTCGGCGGCACCCAGGCCCTGTCCCGCTCGCTCTTCTCGCACCTGGTGCCGCGCGGCAAGGAGGCGGAGTACTTCTCCGCGTACGAGATCAGCGACCGCGGCATGGCCTGGCTCGGACCGCTGATCTTCGGCCTCACCTACCAGCTGACGGGGAGCTACCGGGACGCGATCGTCTCCCTCGTGGCCTTCTTCCTGCTCGGATTCGCGCTGCTCGCGAGGGTGCCGGTGAGGCGTGCGGTACGCGACGCGGGCAATCCCGTACCCGACCGGATTTAG
- a CDS encoding RNA polymerase-binding protein RbpA produces MSERALRGTRLVVTSYETDRGIDLAPRQAVEYACQNGHRFEMPFSVEAEIPPEWECKVCGAQALLVDGDGPEEKKGKPARTHWDMLMERRTREELEEVLEERLAVLRSGAMNIAVHPRDSRKSA; encoded by the coding sequence ATGAGTGAGCGAGCTCTTCGCGGCACGCGTCTCGTGGTGACAAGCTACGAGACCGACCGCGGCATCGACCTGGCTCCGCGCCAGGCCGTGGAGTACGCATGCCAGAACGGACATCGTTTCGAGATGCCGTTCTCGGTCGAGGCGGAGATCCCGCCGGAGTGGGAGTGCAAGGTCTGCGGGGCCCAGGCACTCCTGGTAGACGGCGACGGACCTGAGGAGAAGAAGGGCAAGCCGGCGCGTACGCACTGGGACATGCTCATGGAGCGCCGTACTCGAGAGGAACTCGAAGAGGTCCTGGAGGAGCGCCTTGCGGTCCTTCGGTCCGGCGCCATGAACATCGCGGTGCATCCGCGGGACAGCCGCAAGTCCGCCTGA
- the fxsA gene encoding FxsA family membrane protein, which yields MTTGAPPPIRPTKTRRSGPLRFLPLGIAAWLVLEIWLLTVVAGATSGFVVLLLLVGGLVLGSAVIKRAGRRAFRKLSEAVQQQQSGVAPEPEAAGGGGALTMLGGLLIILPGLVSDALGLILLIPPVQKALGRYAERTFERKVREASPGGLGDAFQQARMHRPDGKVVQGEVIRDEPPARGPRPDDPQLPR from the coding sequence ATGACGACCGGCGCACCGCCTCCCATCCGCCCCACCAAGACCAGACGCTCGGGACCCCTGAGGTTCCTGCCGCTCGGCATCGCCGCGTGGCTCGTCCTGGAGATCTGGCTGCTCACCGTCGTGGCGGGTGCCACGAGCGGGTTCGTGGTCCTGCTGCTCCTGGTGGGCGGCCTCGTGCTCGGCTCCGCGGTGATCAAGCGGGCGGGGCGCAGGGCGTTCCGCAAGCTCAGCGAGGCCGTGCAACAGCAGCAGAGCGGAGTGGCGCCCGAGCCGGAGGCCGCGGGCGGCGGCGGGGCCCTGACGATGCTGGGCGGCCTGCTGATCATCCTGCCCGGGCTCGTCTCGGACGCCCTGGGCCTGATCCTGCTGATCCCGCCGGTCCAGAAGGCCCTCGGGCGGTATGCGGAGCGGACGTTCGAGCGCAAGGTGCGCGAGGCGTCCCCCGGCGGCCTCGGCGACGCCTTCCAGCAGGCGCGCATGCACCGCCCCGACGGCAAGGTCGTCCAGGGCGAGGTCATCAGGGACGAGCCGCCGGCGCGCGGCCCGCGCCCGGACGACCCGCAGCTGCCGCGCTGA
- a CDS encoding polyprenol monophosphomannose synthase: MNDGGRVSEAGDQGRQFGSLGTALVIIPTYDEAENIQAIVGRVRASVPDAHVLIADDNSPDGTGKLADELAAEDDQVHVLHRKGKEGLGAAYLAGFRWGLDNDYGVLIEMDADGSHQPEELPRLLTALKGADLVLGSRWVPGGRVVNWPKHREFISRGGSTYSRLLLDVPIRDVTGGYRAFRRETLEGLGLAEVESQGYCFQVDLARRAIKAGYHVVEVPITFVERELGDSKMSQNIVVEALWRVTAWGVGERVGRVIGRKQP, translated from the coding sequence GTGAACGACGGCGGTCGAGTCTCCGAAGCAGGGGACCAGGGGAGACAGTTCGGCTCGCTCGGCACGGCCTTGGTGATCATTCCGACCTACGACGAGGCGGAGAACATCCAGGCCATCGTCGGCCGGGTGCGGGCTTCCGTGCCGGACGCGCACGTCCTGATCGCCGACGACAACAGCCCCGACGGCACCGGCAAGCTCGCCGACGAGCTGGCGGCCGAGGACGACCAGGTCCACGTACTGCACCGCAAGGGCAAGGAGGGCCTCGGCGCCGCCTACCTCGCGGGCTTCCGCTGGGGGCTCGACAACGACTACGGCGTGCTCATCGAGATGGACGCCGACGGCTCCCACCAGCCCGAGGAGCTGCCCCGGCTGCTGACCGCGCTGAAGGGCGCCGACCTCGTGCTCGGCTCGCGCTGGGTGCCCGGCGGCCGGGTCGTGAACTGGCCCAAGCACCGCGAGTTCATCTCCCGCGGCGGCAGCACCTACTCGCGCCTCCTGCTGGACGTGCCCATCCGCGACGTGACGGGCGGCTACCGCGCCTTCCGCCGCGAGACCCTGGAGGGCCTCGGCCTCGCCGAGGTCGAGTCGCAGGGCTACTGCTTCCAGGTCGACCTCGCGCGCCGCGCGATCAAGGCGGGCTACCACGTGGTCGAGGTGCCCATCACGTTCGTCGAGCGGGAGCTCGGGGACAGCAAGATGAGCCAGAACATCGTCGTCGAGGCGCTGTGGCGGGTCACCGCCTGGGGCGTCGGGGAGCGCGTCGGCCGGGTCATCGGCCGCAAGCAGCCCTGA
- a CDS encoding amidohydrolase, whose amino-acid sequence MSQSTAPDDVRDPQNHRTVLLRGGDVHSPADPFATAMVVERGHVAWVGSEGAADAFADGVDEVVDLEGALVTPAFTDAHVHTTATGLALTGLDLSGARSLDEALVSVREHAAARPHDPVLLGHGWDAARWPGGRPPTRAELDEATGGRPLYLSRIDVHSAVATTALLDLVPGITERTGFHPDAPLTADAHHGVRAAALAAVTPAQRAEAQRAALKRAASLGIGSVHECAGPEISDEDDFTGLLRLAAEEAGPRVVGYWAEHGPEGVARARELGAAGAAGDLFVDGALGSHTACLHEPYADGAHTGTAYLDAADVAAHVVACTEAGLQAGFHAIGDAAVGSVVDGLRLAAEKVGLARVRAARHRVEHAEMLTPETIAGFAEFGLTASVQPAFDALWGGDHGMYAERLGAERARTLNPFAALLRTGVPLAFGSDSPVTPLDPWGTVRAAAFHRTPEHRVSVRAAFTAHTRGGWRAVGRDDAGVLVPGAPADYAVWRTANLVVQAPDDRVARWSTDPRSGTPGLPDLSPGAELPVCLRTVVAGRPVHVGPDE is encoded by the coding sequence ATGAGCCAGAGCACCGCCCCCGACGACGTCCGGGACCCCCAGAACCACCGCACCGTGCTGCTGCGCGGCGGCGACGTCCACAGCCCCGCCGACCCGTTCGCCACCGCGATGGTCGTCGAGCGCGGCCATGTCGCCTGGGTCGGCTCCGAAGGCGCCGCGGACGCCTTCGCGGACGGCGTCGACGAGGTCGTCGACCTCGAAGGTGCCCTGGTCACCCCGGCGTTCACGGACGCCCACGTGCACACCACGGCCACCGGCCTCGCCCTGACGGGACTCGACCTGTCGGGGGCTCGTTCGCTGGACGAGGCGCTCGTGTCCGTACGCGAACACGCCGCCGCGCGACCGCACGACCCCGTTCTGCTCGGCCACGGCTGGGACGCCGCCCGCTGGCCCGGCGGCCGCCCGCCCACGCGCGCGGAGCTGGACGAGGCCACCGGCGGCCGGCCGCTCTACCTCTCCCGCATCGACGTCCACTCGGCTGTCGCCACCACCGCTCTGCTCGACCTCGTGCCCGGCATCACCGAGCGCACCGGCTTCCACCCGGACGCCCCGCTGACCGCCGACGCCCACCACGGAGTGCGCGCCGCCGCCCTGGCAGCGGTCACGCCCGCCCAGCGCGCCGAGGCCCAGCGAGCCGCCCTGAAGCGCGCCGCCTCGCTCGGCATCGGCTCCGTCCACGAGTGCGCGGGCCCGGAGATCTCCGACGAGGACGACTTCACCGGGCTGCTGCGGCTCGCCGCCGAGGAGGCCGGGCCCCGCGTCGTCGGCTACTGGGCCGAGCACGGCCCCGAAGGCGTGGCGCGCGCCCGGGAGTTGGGCGCGGCCGGCGCCGCCGGTGACCTCTTCGTGGACGGAGCCCTCGGCTCGCACACCGCCTGCCTGCACGAGCCGTACGCCGACGGCGCCCACACCGGCACGGCCTACCTGGACGCCGCCGACGTCGCCGCCCACGTCGTGGCATGCACCGAGGCGGGCCTCCAGGCGGGCTTCCACGCCATCGGGGACGCCGCGGTGGGTTCCGTGGTCGATGGACTGCGGCTGGCCGCGGAGAAGGTCGGCCTGGCCCGCGTCAGGGCCGCCAGGCACCGCGTGGAGCACGCCGAGATGCTCACCCCCGAGACCATCGCGGGATTCGCCGAGTTCGGCCTCACCGCGTCCGTCCAGCCCGCCTTCGACGCCCTGTGGGGCGGCGACCACGGCATGTACGCCGAGCGCCTCGGCGCCGAGCGGGCCCGCACCCTCAATCCGTTCGCGGCCCTCCTGCGCACCGGCGTCCCCCTCGCCTTCGGCTCCGACAGCCCCGTCACGCCCCTCGACCCCTGGGGCACGGTCCGCGCCGCCGCCTTCCACCGCACGCCCGAGCACCGCGTCTCCGTGCGCGCCGCGTTCACGGCCCACACCCGGGGCGGCTGGCGGGCCGTCGGCCGCGACGACGCGGGCGTCCTGGTGCCGGGCGCGCCCGCGGACTACGCCGTGTGGCGCACCGCCAATCTGGTGGTGCAGGCCCCGGACGACCGCGTGGCCCGCTGGTCGACCGACCCGCGCTCGGGCACGCCCGGCCTGCCCGACCTGTCGCCGGGGGCCGAACTCCCCGTCTGTCTGCGCACCGTGGTGGCCGGTCGGCCGGTCCATGTGGGGCCGGACGAGTGA
- a CDS encoding Lrp/AsnC family transcriptional regulator has product MEELDRQIVQLLVKDGRMSYTDLGKATGLSTSAVHQRVRRLEQRGVIRGYAAVVDPEAVGLPLTAFISVKPFDPSAPDDIAERLAGVPEIEACHSVAGDENYILKVRVATPLELEHLLSRLRALAGVSTRTTVVLSTPYEARPPQV; this is encoded by the coding sequence ATGGAGGAGCTGGACCGACAGATCGTGCAGCTGCTCGTCAAGGACGGGCGGATGAGCTACACCGACCTGGGCAAGGCCACGGGCCTGTCCACATCGGCCGTGCACCAGCGGGTACGCCGCCTGGAGCAGCGGGGAGTCATCCGCGGCTACGCCGCGGTCGTGGACCCGGAGGCCGTCGGGCTGCCGCTCACGGCCTTCATCTCGGTGAAGCCGTTCGACCCCAGCGCGCCCGACGACATCGCCGAACGCCTCGCGGGCGTCCCGGAGATCGAGGCGTGCCACAGCGTCGCGGGCGACGAGAACTACATCCTCAAGGTCCGCGTCGCCACTCCGCTGGAACTGGAACACCTGCTGAGCCGTCTGCGCGCCCTCGCCGGGGTCTCCACGCGGACGACCGTGGTGCTCTCCACTCCGTACGAGGCGCGCCCGCCCCAGGTGTGA
- a CDS encoding phosphotransferase family protein → MASAPRPRTTTREPEELARRLTAWLDTRLPGAEAVDVTVPESNGMSSETLLFTVRHPEPPLRSCALRLAADPAAYTIFPVYDMPRQYRTMRLVAERTDLPVPRVLWLEEDPRPLGAPFFVMERVEGRVPPDVMPYTYEGNWLHAATDTERAHLEEASVRLVARLHDQVPLHEARFLALPGEGSPLRRHVTAQHAYYTWVVRGLPRSPLIESAFDRLEELWPHTEGAPVLNWGDARIGNIVYAGFEPAAVLDWEMAALAPREVDLGWMVYLHRFFQDLTVSFGQPGLPDFLRRDRIEAAYARLTGHTPRAMDFYTLYAALRHAIVMLRVAYRQVHFGEAAAPGAAGDADALILHHDSLAAMVQGSYW, encoded by the coding sequence ATGGCATCGGCACCCCGCCCCCGCACGACCACGCGCGAACCGGAAGAGCTGGCCCGCCGCCTCACCGCCTGGCTCGACACCCGCCTGCCCGGCGCCGAAGCGGTCGACGTGACCGTCCCCGAGTCCAACGGCATGTCCAGCGAGACCCTGCTCTTCACCGTCCGGCACCCCGAACCGCCCCTGCGCTCCTGCGCGTTGCGGCTGGCGGCCGACCCGGCGGCGTACACGATCTTCCCCGTCTACGACATGCCGCGTCAGTACCGCACGATGCGGCTCGTCGCCGAGCGCACCGACCTGCCGGTGCCGCGCGTCCTGTGGCTGGAAGAGGACCCCCGACCGCTCGGCGCGCCCTTCTTCGTCATGGAGCGGGTCGAGGGCCGCGTCCCGCCGGACGTCATGCCCTACACGTACGAGGGAAACTGGCTGCACGCCGCCACCGACACCGAACGCGCGCACCTGGAGGAGGCCTCGGTCCGGCTCGTCGCCCGGCTGCACGACCAAGTCCCGCTGCATGAGGCGCGATTCCTCGCACTGCCCGGCGAGGGGAGCCCGCTGCGCCGCCATGTCACGGCCCAACACGCCTACTACACATGGGTGGTGAGGGGGCTGCCCCGCTCACCCCTCATCGAGAGCGCCTTCGACCGCCTCGAAGAGCTGTGGCCGCACACCGAGGGCGCGCCCGTCCTCAACTGGGGCGACGCGCGCATCGGGAACATCGTCTACGCCGGCTTCGAGCCCGCGGCCGTCCTCGACTGGGAGATGGCGGCCCTCGCGCCCCGCGAGGTCGACCTCGGCTGGATGGTCTACCTCCACCGCTTCTTTCAGGATCTGACGGTGAGTTTCGGCCAACCAGGGCTGCCGGACTTCCTGCGCCGCGACCGTATCGAGGCGGCCTATGCCAGGCTCACCGGGCACACCCCGCGCGCCATGGACTTCTACACGCTGTACGCGGCGCTGCGGCACGCGATCGTCATGCTGCGCGTCGCCTACCGCCAGGTCCACTTCGGCGAGGCCGCGGCACCCGGAGCGGCCGGGGACGCGGACGCGCTGATCCTGCACCACGACAGCCTCGCCGCCATGGTGCAGGGCAGCTACTGGTGA